The following proteins are encoded in a genomic region of Vigna radiata var. radiata cultivar VC1973A unplaced genomic scaffold, Vradiata_ver6 scaffold_7, whole genome shotgun sequence:
- the LOC106753728 gene encoding LOB domain-containing protein 20 — protein MANEAQANVEKQKSKVSKCVRSRASSPPCAACKKMRKKCSSDCIFAPYFGSSQGSTLFAAVHKVFGANNLSKLLLEVEEIHRNETINSLCYEAQTRLANPVHGCVSTISALQRQVASLQGELAMVQNQLINTQNLYESLLQRTYHQQQPNINVVVQPSANNVMNMSYFNPAFDHLSMQTTPSTVNMDPPQYFFP, from the exons ATGGCTAATGAGGCACAAGCGAATGTTGAAAAGCAGAAAAGCAAGGTCTCAAAGTGTGTTCGATCACGAGCATCATCTCCTCCATGCGCAGCATgcaagaaaatgagaaaaaaatgcaGCAGTGACTGCATCTTTGCACCTTATTTTGGTTCTAGCCAGGGCTCAACGCTGTTTGCAGCAGTGCACAAGGTGTTTGGTGCAAACAATCTGTCAAAACTCTTGCTAGAAGTTGAAGAGATTCATCGTAATGAGACCATAAATTCCTTGTGCTACGAAGCTCAAACAAGGCTAGCCAACCCTGTTCATGGTTGTGTCTCCACCATTTCTGCTTTGCAACGACAG GTGGCATCATTGCAAGGAGAGCTTGCTATGGTTCAAAATCAATTGATTAATacacaaaatttatatgaaagtCTTCTTCAAAGGACATATCACCAACAACAACCAAACATCAATGTAGTTGTGCAACCTTCTGCAAATAATGTTATGAACATGAGCTACTTCAACCCAGCTTTTGATCACCTTTCAATGCAGACAACACCTTCAACAGTCAACATGGACCCTCCTCAGTATTTCTTTCCATAA
- the LOC106753776 gene encoding phosphoribosylglycinamide formyltransferase, chloroplastic, with amino-acid sequence MEAQQIISRFCPKSSLAPSIPMVKQPFSLNFPHLHSLSSYPFLQSQNLGVPTGALHAISFVNKEVYPSSWRIWCSKSSSSTAEPEEGHEVRAQVTVRRKKLAVFVSGGGSNFRSIHEASKRGSLHGDVTVLVTNKRDCGGAQYARNNGIPVILFPKAKDEPEGLSPSDLVDTLRKFEVDFVLLAGYLKLIPVELIRAYERSIYNIHPSLLPAFGGKGYYGMKVHKAVIASGARFSGPTIHFVDEHYDTGRILAQRVVPVLANDTAEELAARVLNEEHQLYVEVVEALCEERVVWREDGVPLIQSKENPNEFW; translated from the exons ATGGAAGCTCAACAGATTATTTCCAGATTTTGCCCAAAATCATCACTAGCTCCATCAATTCCAATGGTGAAGCAACCCTTCTCTTTAAATTTCCCTCATCTACACTCTTTATCGTCATACCCTTTTCTCCAGTCTCAGAATCTTGGCGTCCCTACTGGAGCTTTACATGCTATCAGCTTTGTGAACAAAGAAGTTTATCCTAGTTCTTGGAGAATATGGTGTAGCAAGAGTAGTAGTAGTACTGCAGAACCAGAGGAGGGCCATGAGGTGAGGGCTCAGGTCACAGTGAGAAGGAAAAAGCTAGCAGTTTTCGTGTCTGGCGGAGGATCCAACTTCAGATCAATTCACGAGGCCTCTAAAAGGGGATCGCTTCATGGAGATGTTACTGTATTGGTCACAAATAAAAGAG ACTGTGGAGGTGCACAGTATGCAAGAAATAATGGTATCCCAGTTATATTGTTCCCTAAAGCAAAGGATGAACCTGAAGGATTATCTCCTAGTGACCTTGTTGATACACTAAG GAAATTTGAGGTGGATTTTGTTCTTTTAGCTGGATACCTCAAATTGATACCTGTGGAATTGATCCGAGCTTATGAAAGATCTATATACAACATTCATCCATCACTTCTTCCAGCTTTTGGAGGCAAGGGCTACTATGGCATGAAGGTTCATAAAGCAGTAATTGCTTCTGGAGCAAG GTTTTCAGGTCCTACCATTCATTTTGTTGACGAACACTATGACACAGGGCGTATCCTTGCACAGCGTGTGGTCCCTGTGCTTGCTAATGATACTGCAGAAGAGTTGGCTGCAAGGGTTCTCAATGAG gaGCACCAATTATATGTTGAGGTGGTGGAGGCTTTATGTGAAGAGCGTGTCGTTTGGAGGGAAGATGGTGTTCCTCTCATCCAAAGCAAAGAAAACCCCAATGAGTTTTGGTGA